The proteins below are encoded in one region of Saccopteryx leptura isolate mSacLep1 chromosome 1, mSacLep1_pri_phased_curated, whole genome shotgun sequence:
- the TINCR gene encoding TINCR ubiquitin domain containing: MEGLRRGLSRWKRYHIKVHLADEALLLPLTVRPRDTLSDLRAQLVGQGVSSWKRTFYYNARRLDDHQTVRDVRLQDGSVLLLVSDPR, translated from the exons ATGGAGGGTCTGCGGCGTGGCCTGTCGCGGTGGAAGCGCTATCACATCAAGGTGCATCTGGCGGACGAAGCGCTGCTGCTGCCACTCACTGTGCGGCCGCGCGACACGCTCAGCGACCTGCGCGCCCAGCTGGTGGGCCAGGGCGTGAGCTCCTGGAAGCGAACCTTCTACTACAACGCCCGGCGACTAGACGACCACCAGACAGTGCGGGACGTGCGCCTGCAAGACGGTTCCGTGCTGCTGCTCGTCAGCGACCCCAG GTAG